One Pagrus major chromosome 15, Pma_NU_1.0 DNA window includes the following coding sequences:
- the LOC141009525 gene encoding delta-1-pyrroline-5-carboxylate synthase-like isoform X2 has product MFARLALCSRLPSRIRQSYVCPVSIRAFSQAKFSLPRPHGKSFAHRSELKQAKRIVVKLGSAVVTRDECGLALGRLASIVEQVAMLQNQGREMMIVTSGAVAFGKQRLRHEILLSQSVRQALHSGQNQLKEMSVPVLEARACAAAGQSGLMALYEAMFTQYSTCTAQILVTNLDFHDEQKRRNLNSTLHELLRMNIVPIINTNDAVVPPPVPNSDLQGVISIKDNDSLAARLAVEMKADLLIALSDVEGLYDSPPGTDDAKLIDIFYPGDQQSITYGTKSRVGLGGMEAKVKAALWALQGGTSVVIANGTNPKVTGHVITDIVEGKKVGTFFSEVKPAGPTVEQQTEMARHAGRTLASLDPEQREEIICCLAELLTEKKDEILSANRRDMELATASGRLSQPLINRLSLSTAKLNSLAIGLRQLAVSSRDSVGRVLRKTRVANNLELEQITVPIGVLLVIFESRPDCLPQVSALAIASGNALLLKGGKEAFYTNKILHQLTQEALSIHGVSDAIQLVSTREEVEDLCRLDKMIDLIIPRGSSQLVRDIQRAAKGIPVLGHSEGVCHVYIDSDASIDKAISVARDSKCDYPAACNAMETLLIHRDLLRTPIFDQLIDMLRTEHVKIHAGPRFASYLTFSPSEVKSLRTEYGDLECCIEVVDSMQEAVDHIHKYGSSHTDVIVTENEETAEQFLQQVDSACVFWNSSSRFADGYRFGLGAEVGISTARIHARGPVGLEGLLTTKWVLRGEGHTVADFSEQGSMKYLHENIPVPQGSFS; this is encoded by the exons ATGTTTGCCAGGCTGGCCTTGTGCTCTCGCCTGCCATCCAGAATCCGGCAGTCATATGTCTGTCCGGTATCGATCAGAGCGTTTTCCCAGGCTAAGT TCTCGCTCCCACGCCCCCATGGAAAGTCTTTCGCCCACCGGAGTGAGTTAAAGCAGGCCAAACGCATTGTAGTGAAGTTAGGGAGTGCTGTGGTGACACGAGATGAGTGTGGCCTGGCACTGGGACGTCTGGCCTCAATAGTAGAACAG GTGGCCATGCTGCAGAATCAAGGCAGGGAGATGATGATTGTCACCAGTGGTGCTGTGGCGTTTGGGAAGCAGAGACTGAGACATGAGATCCTGCTGTCTCAGAGCGTCAGACAAGCCCTGCATTCTGGACAGAACCAACTCAAAGAAATG TCGGTTCCAGTTTTGGAGGCCAGGGCGTGTGCAGCTGCTGGACAGAGCGGTCTGATGGCATTATATGAAGCTATGTTCACACAGTACAGCACCTGCACTGCACAA aTTCTGGTCACCAACCTGGATTTTCATGATGAGCAGAAGCGTCGCAACCTGAACAGCACGCTCCATGAGCTGCTGCGGATGAACATAGTTCCTATCATCAACACCAACGATGCTGTTGTTCCACCCCCTGTTCCCAacagtgacctgcagggg GTAATCAGCATCAAAGATAATGACAGCTTGGCTGCAAGGCTGGCTGTTGAAATGAAAGCGGACCTCCTTATTGCCCTGTCCGATGTTGAAG GCTTGTACGACAGTCCCCCAGGAACAGATGATGCCAAGCTCATTGATATATTCTATCCTGGGGACCAGCAGTCAATCACGTACGGCACTAAGTCCAGAGTTGGCCTCGGCGGCATGGAAGCCAAG GTGAAAGCAGCCCTTTGGGCACTCCAGGGTGGGACGTCCGTTGTCATTGCTAATGGCACAAATCCTAAAGTCACAGGCCATGTCATCACAGACATTGTGGAGGGGAAGAAAGTTGGCACCTTCTTCTCTGAAGTGAAACCTGCAG GTCCAACTGtggagcagcagacagagaTGGCTCGGCATGCAGGCAGGACTCTGGCCTCTCTGGACCCTGAACAG agaGAGGAGATCATCTGCTGTCTTGCTGAGCTGCTTACAGAGAAAAAAGATGAGATTCTCAGCGCCAACAGGAGAGACATGGAGTTAGCAACAGCATCAG GTCGTTTGTCCCAACCTCTCATCAACCGCCTGAGTCTATCAACTGCTAAGCTGAACAGTCTTGCCATTGGCCTCCGTCAGCTTGCTGTGTCCTCCAGGGATAGCGTGGGTCGGGTGCTGAGGAAGACCAGGGTGGCCAACAACCTGGAGCTGGAACAGATCACTGTCCCCATCGGCGTCCTGCTGGTCATCTTTGAGTCACGTCCTGATTGTCTCCCACAG GTGTCGGCTCTGGCTATTGCTAGTGGAAATGCTTTGCTACTGAAGGGGGGTAAAGAAGCTTTCTACACCAATAAAATCCTACATCAACTCACTCAGGAAGCACTCTCCATTCATGGAGTGTCTGATGCCATTCAACTG GTGAGCACACGTGAAGAAGTTGAGGATCTGTGCAGACTAGACAAAATGATTGACCTGATCATTCCAAGGGGATCGTCCCAGCTTGTCCGGGACATCCAGAGAGCAGCTAAGGGTATTCCTGTACTGGGTCACAGCGAGGGTGTCTGCCATGTCTACATAGACAGCGATGCCAGCATAGATAAAGCTATTAGTGTTG CCAGAGACTCCAAATGTGACTACCCTGCAGCCTGCAATGCCATGGAGACCCTCCTCATTCACAGAGATTTGCTGAGAACTCCTATATTTGACCAGCTCATCGATATGCTGAGAACAGAACAT GTAAAGATCCACGCAGGCCCCCGATTTGCATCGTATTTGACTTTCAGCCCATCCGAGGTGAAGTCTCTGAGGACAGAGTATGGGGACCTGGAGTGCTGCATTGAGGTGGTAGACAGCATGCAGGAAGCTGTGGACCACATCCACAAATACGGCAGCTCCCACACTGATGTCATTGTTACTGAAAATGAAGAGACCGCTGAACAGTTCCTTCAGCAGGTGGACAGCGCTTGTGTATTCTGGAACTCCAGCTCTCGCTTTGCTGATGGCTACCGCTTTGGTTTAG GAGCTGAGGTTGGTATCAGTACAGCACGGATACATGCCAGAGGTCCAGTGGGTTTGGAGGGACTTCTGACCACCAAATGGGTCTTGCGTGGGGAAGGGCACACTGTGGCTGACTTCTCAGAGCAAGGCAGTATGAAATACCTTCATGAAAACATCCCTGTCCCCCAGGGCAGCTTTAGTTAG
- the LOC141009525 gene encoding delta-1-pyrroline-5-carboxylate synthase-like isoform X1 — MFARLALCSRLPSRIRQSYVCPVSIRAFSQAKFSLPRPHGKSFAHRSELKQAKRIVVKLGSAVVTRDECGLALGRLASIVEQVAMLQNQGREMMIVTSGAVAFGKQRLRHEILLSQSVRQALHSGQNQLKEMSVPVLEARACAAAGQSGLMALYEAMFTQYSTCTAQILVTNLDFHDEQKRRNLNSTLHELLRMNIVPIINTNDAVVPPPVPNSDLQGVNVISIKDNDSLAARLAVEMKADLLIALSDVEGLYDSPPGTDDAKLIDIFYPGDQQSITYGTKSRVGLGGMEAKVKAALWALQGGTSVVIANGTNPKVTGHVITDIVEGKKVGTFFSEVKPAGPTVEQQTEMARHAGRTLASLDPEQREEIICCLAELLTEKKDEILSANRRDMELATASGRLSQPLINRLSLSTAKLNSLAIGLRQLAVSSRDSVGRVLRKTRVANNLELEQITVPIGVLLVIFESRPDCLPQVSALAIASGNALLLKGGKEAFYTNKILHQLTQEALSIHGVSDAIQLVSTREEVEDLCRLDKMIDLIIPRGSSQLVRDIQRAAKGIPVLGHSEGVCHVYIDSDASIDKAISVARDSKCDYPAACNAMETLLIHRDLLRTPIFDQLIDMLRTEHVKIHAGPRFASYLTFSPSEVKSLRTEYGDLECCIEVVDSMQEAVDHIHKYGSSHTDVIVTENEETAEQFLQQVDSACVFWNSSSRFADGYRFGLGAEVGISTARIHARGPVGLEGLLTTKWVLRGEGHTVADFSEQGSMKYLHENIPVPQGSFS, encoded by the exons ATGTTTGCCAGGCTGGCCTTGTGCTCTCGCCTGCCATCCAGAATCCGGCAGTCATATGTCTGTCCGGTATCGATCAGAGCGTTTTCCCAGGCTAAGT TCTCGCTCCCACGCCCCCATGGAAAGTCTTTCGCCCACCGGAGTGAGTTAAAGCAGGCCAAACGCATTGTAGTGAAGTTAGGGAGTGCTGTGGTGACACGAGATGAGTGTGGCCTGGCACTGGGACGTCTGGCCTCAATAGTAGAACAG GTGGCCATGCTGCAGAATCAAGGCAGGGAGATGATGATTGTCACCAGTGGTGCTGTGGCGTTTGGGAAGCAGAGACTGAGACATGAGATCCTGCTGTCTCAGAGCGTCAGACAAGCCCTGCATTCTGGACAGAACCAACTCAAAGAAATG TCGGTTCCAGTTTTGGAGGCCAGGGCGTGTGCAGCTGCTGGACAGAGCGGTCTGATGGCATTATATGAAGCTATGTTCACACAGTACAGCACCTGCACTGCACAA aTTCTGGTCACCAACCTGGATTTTCATGATGAGCAGAAGCGTCGCAACCTGAACAGCACGCTCCATGAGCTGCTGCGGATGAACATAGTTCCTATCATCAACACCAACGATGCTGTTGTTCCACCCCCTGTTCCCAacagtgacctgcagggggtaAAT GTAATCAGCATCAAAGATAATGACAGCTTGGCTGCAAGGCTGGCTGTTGAAATGAAAGCGGACCTCCTTATTGCCCTGTCCGATGTTGAAG GCTTGTACGACAGTCCCCCAGGAACAGATGATGCCAAGCTCATTGATATATTCTATCCTGGGGACCAGCAGTCAATCACGTACGGCACTAAGTCCAGAGTTGGCCTCGGCGGCATGGAAGCCAAG GTGAAAGCAGCCCTTTGGGCACTCCAGGGTGGGACGTCCGTTGTCATTGCTAATGGCACAAATCCTAAAGTCACAGGCCATGTCATCACAGACATTGTGGAGGGGAAGAAAGTTGGCACCTTCTTCTCTGAAGTGAAACCTGCAG GTCCAACTGtggagcagcagacagagaTGGCTCGGCATGCAGGCAGGACTCTGGCCTCTCTGGACCCTGAACAG agaGAGGAGATCATCTGCTGTCTTGCTGAGCTGCTTACAGAGAAAAAAGATGAGATTCTCAGCGCCAACAGGAGAGACATGGAGTTAGCAACAGCATCAG GTCGTTTGTCCCAACCTCTCATCAACCGCCTGAGTCTATCAACTGCTAAGCTGAACAGTCTTGCCATTGGCCTCCGTCAGCTTGCTGTGTCCTCCAGGGATAGCGTGGGTCGGGTGCTGAGGAAGACCAGGGTGGCCAACAACCTGGAGCTGGAACAGATCACTGTCCCCATCGGCGTCCTGCTGGTCATCTTTGAGTCACGTCCTGATTGTCTCCCACAG GTGTCGGCTCTGGCTATTGCTAGTGGAAATGCTTTGCTACTGAAGGGGGGTAAAGAAGCTTTCTACACCAATAAAATCCTACATCAACTCACTCAGGAAGCACTCTCCATTCATGGAGTGTCTGATGCCATTCAACTG GTGAGCACACGTGAAGAAGTTGAGGATCTGTGCAGACTAGACAAAATGATTGACCTGATCATTCCAAGGGGATCGTCCCAGCTTGTCCGGGACATCCAGAGAGCAGCTAAGGGTATTCCTGTACTGGGTCACAGCGAGGGTGTCTGCCATGTCTACATAGACAGCGATGCCAGCATAGATAAAGCTATTAGTGTTG CCAGAGACTCCAAATGTGACTACCCTGCAGCCTGCAATGCCATGGAGACCCTCCTCATTCACAGAGATTTGCTGAGAACTCCTATATTTGACCAGCTCATCGATATGCTGAGAACAGAACAT GTAAAGATCCACGCAGGCCCCCGATTTGCATCGTATTTGACTTTCAGCCCATCCGAGGTGAAGTCTCTGAGGACAGAGTATGGGGACCTGGAGTGCTGCATTGAGGTGGTAGACAGCATGCAGGAAGCTGTGGACCACATCCACAAATACGGCAGCTCCCACACTGATGTCATTGTTACTGAAAATGAAGAGACCGCTGAACAGTTCCTTCAGCAGGTGGACAGCGCTTGTGTATTCTGGAACTCCAGCTCTCGCTTTGCTGATGGCTACCGCTTTGGTTTAG GAGCTGAGGTTGGTATCAGTACAGCACGGATACATGCCAGAGGTCCAGTGGGTTTGGAGGGACTTCTGACCACCAAATGGGTCTTGCGTGGGGAAGGGCACACTGTGGCTGACTTCTCAGAGCAAGGCAGTATGAAATACCTTCATGAAAACATCCCTGTCCCCCAGGGCAGCTTTAGTTAG